The following are encoded together in the Drosophila takahashii strain IR98-3 E-12201 chromosome X, DtakHiC1v2, whole genome shotgun sequence genome:
- the AMPKalpha gene encoding 5'-AMP-activated protein kinase catalytic subunit alpha-2, translating into MPQLRAAAAEAVAAGSSNGQPLVKIGHYLLGATLGTGTFGKVKIGEHQITRVKVAVKILNRQKIKSLDVVGKIRREIQNLKLFRHPHIIKLYQVISTPSDIFMIMEYVSGGELFDYIVKHGKLQEHQARRFFQQIISGVDYCHRHMIVHRDLKPENLLLDHNMHVKIADFGLSNMMLDGEFLRTSCGSPNYAAPEVISGKLYAGPEVDIWSCGVILYALLCGTLPFDDEHVPTLFRKIKSGIFPIPEYLNKQVVNLVCQMLQVDPLKRANIEEIKKHEWFQKDLPAYLFPSSIEQDSNVIDTYAVAEVCTKFGVKETEVHNSLLSGDPHDQLAIAYHLIIDNKRFADDAANQINEINNFFVAGSPPPPPPPLPQSTMQQQQQQQQQDNHAPLATVTVGGTAASSGTSTPVPPASSSGTPSSTIRPHPERIAPMRERQLAMSVQNSGGGAFPEKTARGGTPIKRAKWHLGIRSQSKPNDIMLEVYRAMKALSYEWKIINPYHVRVRRQNVKTGKFSKMSLQLYQVDAKSYLLDFKSLTNDEVEQGDDVIMESLTPPPLSVSGVMPLQPTGHHTMEFFEMCAALIIQLAR; encoded by the exons ATGCCCCAGTTGAGGGCAGCGGCCGCTGAGGCGGTGGCCGCCGGCAGCTCCAACGGCCAGCCGCTGGTGAAGATTGGCCACTACCTGCTGGGCGCCACCTTGGGCACCGGAACCTTCGGCAAGGTGAAGATCGGCGAGCACCAGATCACCCGGGTCAAGGTGGCGGTCAAGATACTCAACAGGCAGAAGATCAAGAGCCTGGATGTCGTGGGAAAGATTCGTCGGGAGATCCAGAACCTAAAGCTCTTCCGTCATCCGCACATCATCAAGTTGTACCAG GTCATTTCCACGCCCTCGGACATCTTTATGATCATGGAGTACGTGAGCGGTGGCGAGCTATTCGACTACATCGTGAAGCACGGCAAGCTGCAGGAGCACCAGGCGCGCCGCTTCTTCCAGCAGATCATCTCGGGCGTGGACTACTGCCACCGGCACATGATCGTGCATCGCGATCTGAAGCCCGAGAACCTGCTGCTCGACCACAATATGCACGTAAAGATCGCCGATTTCGGACTCTCGAACATGATGCTCGATGGCGAGTTCCTGCGCACCTCGTGCGGCTCCCCCAACTACGCCGCTCCGGAGGTAATCTCCGGCAAGCTGTACGCCGGTCCCGAGGTGGACATCTGGTCATGCGGCGTCATCCTGTACGCCCTGCTGTGCGGGACGCTGCCCTTCGACGACGAGCATGTGCCCACGCTGTTCCGCAAAATCAAATCGGGCATCTTTCCCATACCCGAGTACCTCAACAAGCAGGTGGTCAATCTGGTCTGCCAGATGCTGCAGGTCGATCCGCTCAAGCGGGCGAATATCGAGGAGATCAAGAAGCACGAGTGGTTCCAGAAGGATCTGCCCGCCTACCTATTTCCCTCGTCCATCGAGCAGGACTCCAATGTGATCGATACGTACGCGGTGGCCGAGGTTTGCACAAAGTTTGGGGTGAAGGAAACGGAGGTGCATAACTCTTTGCTGAGCGGAGATCCTCATGATCAGCTGGCCATTGCCTATCATCTGATTATTGATAATAAGCGCTTTGCTGATGATGCCGCCAATCAGATTAATGAGATCAATAACTTCTTTGTGGCTGGCtcgccaccaccgccgccgccgccgcttccTCAATCGacgatgcagcagcagcagcagcagcagcagcaggataaTCATGCCCCCTTGGCCACTGTTACCGTGGGAGGCACTGCAGCCAGCTCGGGAACATCTACTCCCGTACCGCCTGCTTCTTCTAGCGGCACTCCAAGCAGCACCATTCGTCCGCATCCCGAGCGAATTGCACCGATGCGCGAGAGGCAGCTGGCCATGTCGGTGCAGAACTCGGGAGGCGGCGCCTTTCCCGAGAAGACGGCACGTGGCGGAACGCCCATCAAGCGGGCCAAATGGCATCTGGGCATCCGATCGCAGAGCAAGCCGAATGACATTATGCTGGAGGTCTACAGGGCCATGAAGGCCTTGAGCTACGAGTGGAAGATCATCAATCCGTATCATGTGCGAGTGCGCAGGCAGAACGTAAAGACGGGCAAGTTCTCCAAGATGTCGCTGCAGTTGTATCAGGTGGATGCCAAGAGCTATCTGCTGGACTTCAAGTCGCTGACGAACGACGAGGTGGAGCAGGGTGACGACGTGATCATGGAGAGCCTCACGCCGCCACCGCTCAGCGTTTCGGGCGTGATGCCGCTGCAGCCGACGGGCCACCACACCATGGAGTTCTTCGAGATGTGCGCCGCCTTGATCATCCAGCTGGCGCGATGA